The DNA region tagctaccttttatttttatatatagtacttttagtaaaaaattttcagttttagctaaataagCTATTCTCGGACTTGtattcaaaacataaaaaatgtaaacttaaaaaaaaatacacacaagatgaaaaaaaaaatattgccacaaacaaattttaattagaataaaatcattttcaCATATACCAAGGTTGTTCTACTATACATCAAGCCCAATGcgatgattgaagaaattatattattggtaaagattctcaaataaataatataggTAAGTTCAAGTTCAACAATgaaattccattttttttttaaacggcgtagtttcaattttcaaatgaaaGATGGTCAAAATAGATGTAGATGATAATGAAGGGCGGCTACCCAAGAAAGTGGTTAGGAATTAGGATTCCCCGAACATTTGAGAGTTTTGAGCATTGACAATGGGACTGGACAGAAAAGTCAATGAAATGAATATCACTTCATCTATTTTTCAACGACAgtgcttatttttctttattgttaatTCTAATTATTTGCCTATATTATATGAACAAGTTTTTACATTTGACACTTctcatatataatatcatttgtCAATTGTGTTTATTACGAAATTAAATGTTCTTATCGTTTTTGCACTTTTCAAAGCTGACTGCAGAGGCACTCAGAAAACGTGATAATCACTATAATTTTAAGggaacacaatataaaaaaaaaaaacgtgataATCAACAACTggagaaaatcaaataaatcaagaaaatcaaataaatcaatTCTGAATATGTGATATAGAAGGAGAGAATAccaaaaagatattttttttgtttgttggagATAAGTACCAAAAAgattggaaacaaaaaaaagttgagcACATATAGGGGAAAAGGGGATCAAGTAAATATTCAATGAAACAAAATCGAGCAAATCAAGGAAAAGATagcagaggaaaaaaaaaaaaggaaataattaTACCAAACCAAAGATATCAATTTCAATGAAAATTAGCAACCATGGAAATTCCAAAGAATTATAATTTGAACTGTTCAAAAAGTTAGGCGTATAAGATCTTCTTGAATTCATATCATTATCTTGACCTTCCAGAAGAATAAAAATTCAACTCATCTaataaatgactaaaatgaaatttCCTTAAGTCATTATTCATTGTGCAACTGTGGGACCAGCCAACTCACCATCCACATCACCCAAATAAAAAACCGAACAAAAACTCGAACCCTTAATGATGCATTCACCTCACCAGTAAATGGTGTCCTCATCACATTTCTACCCTCTAATTATGGCATATTATTATCAAtaagaaacaatattttttacagaTACTATTTGGTTTTGGTGCGattgataataaataattaataatgttaGTGGTGGATTGAggtaaaacctaaaaatgatattagttattaattatgaaaaaaaatggtgaaaaatattgtgtcctAGATATGATTCTATaattattattctaaaaaaaatggtctcatagagaaagagaaatgtgCCTTGGtatcaaagaaaaagagaggacTTACAGCTTCAATGTCAATTTTGTAAACCAAAAGCTTCCGTCTCTCTCTGCAACTTGTTCTATATGCCACAACAATATGCCCAACAGCAAGAGCCAGAGAGCATATGAACAAAGCTATTTCCGTGGCCCTAACATACCCACCTCTAACTTTGCCAGCAAACACAACTGAAGCTTTCAACGAAACAAACATTAAAGACAAAAGTGAACACATCGTTGTAATCCCCAAATATGGCCCTCGTGAGAGCCTTGGCCCATCGCACAAGCTATAAACAcctacaaacacaaacaaagcaACAACataaatctaaattctaaactGTAATTAAGCATGTTGTTTTGCTTTAGAAGCCAAAAAAAGGGTACACAAATATCAAACACTTACATATTATGATGGCCGATCTTAGAATGGAAATGAGGGGTATATCTATGAGAGAGTACCGAAAGTCATAGTTTTGGAGGTGGGAAGAGAGAGTTTGTAGAGAAAGAGAAGACGGAGAAAGAGAAGCAGAGAGAAGCGCAGAAGGAAGAAGTGTATCCGCTATAACCAAAAGAACCGGCGCTGAGAAAAGCAGCAGAGAAATCAGCATGGTGATCAAGAAAAACAAAGTCTTCACAGCCCTCAAAAGCCTTCTTGATTTCTCATCCTTTGAAAAACCCATGTCTCTctgattgtttgtttgtttgtttgttttctatgGGGAGTCTTTGGCTATGTTTTCGGAGGATTGAATTTGaggattatatatatgtattagcAAGGTATGAAATTAAAGATATAATGAACTATAATAGGGAAAAGTCTTTAAGAGGGTACCAACTAGAGACGCTTAAAAAGAGGAAGGAACCATATGGGTAAGTTTTTGGAGGCTTAAAGGCTTAATAGAGAAGTTTTGTAAGGCGTGGAAGGTGCAGGCTAAGGTGCAATGTTTTGACTGGACTTGTCTACTTCAGAGTTAGACTTTGGAACTTCATAACACGCTGAATTCATCGGTCAAATAGTGgcatttctcttcctcttcatcatAGAGTAACCGAAAATACCTAAATAGCATTAAACGACAGTTAACGacatctttatatatatata from Castanea sativa cultivar Marrone di Chiusa Pesio chromosome 6, ASM4071231v1 includes:
- the LOC142638442 gene encoding uncharacterized protein LOC142638442, which encodes MGFSKDEKSRRLLRAVKTLFFLITMLISLLLFSAPVLLVIADTLLPSALLSASLSPSSLSLQTLSSHLQNYDFRYSLIDIPLISILRSAIIICVYSLCDGPRLSRGPYLGITTMCSLLSLMFVSLKASVVFAGKVRGGYVRATEIALFICSLALAVGHIVVAYRTSCRERRKLLVYKIDIEAVSACKNGFPRYQKILQEQYVQ